GGGCCGCTGATGAACCCCCTGAGCCCGCGAAACCCGCCCTCCGGCTACCTCGCCGACGACGCCACACCTCCCGCCACCCTCCGCCTCCAGCTCAACGCCCTCCAGGCCCTCGCCCGCCAAACCTTCGCCGTCCGGCTCACCACCCTCGCCATCGGCACCCCGTTCGCCATGGCCAACACCACGGACGGCCCCCCGACCCATGCCGTACTCATCGCCGCCGTCCTCGGCATCACCGTCTCGTACGCCATGCTCAGGGACTGGTACCGCTTCGCCCCCCGCCTCCTCGCCCACCCCGCCCTCATGGCCCTGGACCTCCTCTTCGGCGCGGTCCTCCTCCTCACCGCCTCCCCGGCCTCCCCCCTCGCCTACGCCACGGTCTGCACCCCCCTCCTGTCCGGCCTCCTCTACGGCTGGCGCGGCGCCGGCGTCCTCACCGGCCTCCAACTCGCCGTCCTCCTCGCCGTCCACCGCGCCTGGGAACACCGCCCCGGCGCGGGTGCCAACACCCTCCTCATCGCCGGCTTCTGCGTAGCCGCCGGCATCATCGGCGTCACCCTCCGCAACCTGATGTTCCGCTTCGGCACGGCCACCCAGGCGCTCTCCGAAGCCACCTCCCGCCTGGCCGTCGCGGAGGCCGTGGAGTCCGAGCGCGCCCGCCTGGCCCGCGACCTCCACGACTCGGTGGCCAAGACCCTCCACGGCCTCGCCCTCGCCGCCGACGCCCTGGCGACCTCGGCGGACCACCCCACCCCGGACCCGGCCCACCTCAGACAACAGGCCGGCCTCGTCGCGTCGGCGGCCCGCCGGGCCGCCGCCGAATCCCGGGACCTCCTCACGGACCTACGCCGCCACACCGACCTGACGAGACCCGCCCCACCGACCGACCTCGCGGCCGAACTGACGGCGAGGGCGAAGGACTTCGAGTCCCGTACATCCCTCCCCACCCACGTGACCCACACCGGCGAGGAGCTCCCGCCCCTCCCACCGGACACGACCCACCACCTCCTCGCGATCACCTCGGAGGCCCTGGAGAACATCCACCGCCACGCCCGCGCGACCACGGCGGAGGTCTCCCTGACGGCAACACCGGACACGCTCCGCCTCACGATCAAGGACGACGGCGTGGGTCTGCCGCCGACGTTCACCCTCGAAGAAGCGCAAAGATCCGGCCACTTCGGTCTCCTGGGCATGGCGGAACGAGCGGCCCGCACGAACGCGAGGCTCCACCTCCGTACGACGACCCCGGGCACGGAGGTCACCCTGACCCTCCCGCTGCCCGCCTGCGACCCCCCGCCCCTCACCCCCCGACAGGAGGCCGCTCATGCCTGACCAGCCGCAGGCACGCCCCGGCCCACCCCTCCGCGTCCTCGTCGCGGACGACAACCCCGTGGTCCGCGCCGGGCTCACGGCCCTGCTGGGCGCCCACCCCGACATCACGGTGGTGGCCCAGTCCACGAACGGCGAGGAGGCGGTGCGCGAAGCGCGCCGGCACCGCCCGGACGTCGCCCTCCTCGACGTCCGCATGCCGGGCACGGACGGCCTGACCGCGCTCCCCGAACTGGCCGCCCTCTGCCCCGTGATGATGCTGACCTACAGCACGGAGCCCGAGGTGGTGACCGAGGCCCTGCGCCGCGGCGCCTCCGGCTACCTGGTCCACGGCGAGTTCACGGCCCCCGAACTCATCACGGCGGTACGGAACATGCGGGAGGGGCGCCCGACCATCTCCGCGACTGTCTCAACTTCACTCGGCGTTTCCTACGAACCTTCACACGAAAGTCACGATCACACTTCGCACCTGCAACCATTTATGGCACAGTCGTCAAAGCCCGGCCCCACTCGCGCGTCAACTCCGCACCGCCGCGCCTTCGACCGCGTCAACCGCCCGTCCTTCGGCTTGAGTTCAAGGGAGGTGGAGGTGATGGACCTCATCGCGTCCGGCATGAACAACCGTCAGATCGCCGCCGCCTGCTTCATCAGCGAGAAGACGGTCAAGAACCACATCAACCGCATCTTCGCGAAACTGCACAGCTCGACCCGCAGCGAAGCG
This genomic stretch from Streptomyces deccanensis harbors:
- a CDS encoding sensor histidine kinase; this encodes MNPLSPRNPPSGYLADDATPPATLRLQLNALQALARQTFAVRLTTLAIGTPFAMANTTDGPPTHAVLIAAVLGITVSYAMLRDWYRFAPRLLAHPALMALDLLFGAVLLLTASPASPLAYATVCTPLLSGLLYGWRGAGVLTGLQLAVLLAVHRAWEHRPGAGANTLLIAGFCVAAGIIGVTLRNLMFRFGTATQALSEATSRLAVAEAVESERARLARDLHDSVAKTLHGLALAADALATSADHPTPDPAHLRQQAGLVASAARRAAAESRDLLTDLRRHTDLTRPAPPTDLAAELTARAKDFESRTSLPTHVTHTGEELPPLPPDTTHHLLAITSEALENIHRHARATTAEVSLTATPDTLRLTIKDDGVGLPPTFTLEEAQRSGHFGLLGMAERAARTNARLHLRTTTPGTEVTLTLPLPACDPPPLTPRQEAAHA
- a CDS encoding response regulator transcription factor produces the protein MPDQPQARPGPPLRVLVADDNPVVRAGLTALLGAHPDITVVAQSTNGEEAVREARRHRPDVALLDVRMPGTDGLTALPELAALCPVMMLTYSTEPEVVTEALRRGASGYLVHGEFTAPELITAVRNMREGRPTISATVSTSLGVSYEPSHESHDHTSHLQPFMAQSSKPGPTRASTPHRRAFDRVNRPSFGLSSREVEVMDLIASGMNNRQIAAACFISEKTVKNHINRIFAKLHSSTRSEAIAHWLGTTLGGWPR